A genomic window from Streptomyces mirabilis includes:
- a CDS encoding GNAT family N-acetyltransferase — MTDNAARDNVERAARVLPAGPKTVRFVEVTSAAMTALLESDLDRAGAEVGAELTEYFLSDSARWLWRYRLNQLAARPECAGWLSKVVIAEPEGTVVGFAGFHGPPDETGMVEIGYSVDPDHRRRGYARAILAALMRRAAADARVRTLRLTISPDNAASLATIAGFGFTEVGEQWDEEDGLETIFEIPASEISAS, encoded by the coding sequence GTGACAGACAACGCTGCAAGAGACAACGTCGAGCGGGCCGCCCGCGTCCTCCCCGCCGGCCCGAAGACGGTGCGATTCGTCGAGGTGACGAGCGCGGCCATGACCGCCCTGCTGGAATCCGACCTCGACCGGGCCGGTGCCGAGGTGGGGGCCGAACTCACCGAGTACTTCCTCAGCGACAGCGCGCGCTGGCTCTGGCGCTACCGGCTGAACCAGCTGGCCGCGCGGCCCGAGTGCGCGGGATGGCTGTCCAAGGTCGTGATCGCCGAACCGGAGGGTACGGTCGTCGGCTTCGCCGGGTTCCACGGGCCACCGGACGAGACGGGCATGGTGGAGATCGGCTACTCCGTGGACCCCGACCACCGCCGCCGGGGCTACGCACGGGCGATCCTGGCCGCGTTGATGCGCCGGGCCGCCGCCGACGCCCGGGTCCGGACCCTGCGCCTGACGATCAGTCCCGACAACGCCGCGTCCCTGGCGACGATCGCCGGGTTCGGCTTCACGGAGGTCGGCGAACAGTGGGACGAGGAGGACGGCCTCGAAACCATCTTCGAGATCCCCGCCTCCGAGATATCCGCCTCCTAG
- a CDS encoding alkyl/aryl-sulfatase, which yields MTVPARDDLPFDDLTDFENADRGFIAALDPPVITDAEAQIVYDGNAYAFLDEECPDTAHPSLWRQSQLCARHGLYEVTEGVYQVRGLDLSNMTLVEGKHGVIVIDPLISAECAAAALGLYHEHRGARPVTGLLYTHSHVDHFGGARGVVAHGSESGLPVLAPEGFLEHAVSENVFAGNAMLRRSAFMYGSRLPRAPRGQIGTGLGTITSAGTVTLIAPNVDITRTGQEETVDGVRFVFQLTPGTEAPAEMNFLLPEQRALCVAENASHTLHNVLTLRGAPVRDAHVWARYLDETIDVFGDSYDVAFASHHWPIWGRSNVVRFLGEQRDLYAYLHDQTLRMLNRGLTGTEIAEELLLPPALERAWHARGYYGSVSHNVKAVYQRYMGWYDGNPAHLWEHPPVELGRRYVELAGGQTETLVKARAYVDAGDLRFAATLLNHLVFSDPSNNAAKDTLAGVYERLGYGAENGTWRNAYLTAALELRAGTADIPVDTTSPELTSALTVSMLLDSLAVRIEGPRAWNEHLTLDLVVIDEQRRHRVNLHNGALTHRAMPVHHTPKPHADLTLTLTRPELLGVVSGRGLAGIESDGDTTVLARLLSYVSEPDKAFPIVTP from the coding sequence ATGACCGTCCCGGCGCGTGATGACCTTCCTTTCGACGATCTCACGGACTTCGAGAACGCCGATCGGGGGTTCATCGCGGCGTTGGACCCGCCCGTGATCACCGACGCCGAGGCACAGATCGTCTACGACGGGAACGCGTACGCGTTCCTGGACGAGGAGTGCCCCGACACCGCGCACCCAAGCCTGTGGCGGCAGTCACAGCTGTGCGCGCGCCACGGCCTGTACGAGGTCACCGAGGGCGTGTACCAGGTGCGCGGCCTCGATCTCTCGAACATGACCCTCGTCGAGGGCAAGCACGGTGTGATCGTGATCGACCCGCTGATCTCGGCGGAGTGCGCCGCTGCCGCGCTCGGGCTCTACCACGAGCACCGGGGCGCACGGCCCGTGACCGGGCTCCTCTACACCCATTCCCACGTCGACCACTTCGGCGGCGCCCGCGGAGTGGTGGCGCACGGCAGCGAGAGCGGACTGCCCGTCCTCGCGCCCGAGGGATTCCTTGAGCACGCGGTCAGCGAGAACGTCTTCGCGGGCAACGCGATGCTGCGACGGTCGGCGTTCATGTACGGCTCCCGGCTGCCGAGGGCCCCGCGCGGCCAGATCGGTACCGGGCTCGGCACCATCACCTCCGCCGGCACCGTGACGCTCATCGCCCCGAACGTGGACATCACCCGGACGGGGCAGGAGGAGACCGTCGACGGTGTGCGGTTCGTCTTCCAGCTCACGCCCGGGACCGAGGCGCCCGCCGAGATGAACTTTCTGCTCCCCGAGCAGCGCGCCCTGTGCGTGGCCGAGAACGCCAGCCACACCCTGCACAACGTGCTCACCCTGCGCGGGGCCCCGGTCCGCGACGCGCACGTGTGGGCCCGCTACCTCGACGAGACGATCGACGTGTTCGGTGACTCCTACGACGTGGCGTTCGCCTCCCACCACTGGCCGATCTGGGGCCGGTCGAACGTCGTCAGGTTCCTCGGCGAACAACGGGACCTGTACGCCTACCTGCACGACCAGACCCTCCGGATGCTCAACCGGGGCCTGACCGGCACCGAGATCGCCGAGGAACTCCTGCTGCCGCCCGCGCTGGAGAGGGCGTGGCACGCCCGCGGCTACTACGGCTCGGTCAGCCACAACGTCAAGGCCGTCTACCAGCGGTACATGGGCTGGTACGACGGCAACCCCGCCCACCTCTGGGAGCATCCGCCGGTCGAACTCGGGCGGCGGTACGTGGAGTTGGCGGGCGGCCAGACGGAGACCCTGGTCAAGGCCCGGGCGTACGTCGACGCCGGTGACCTGCGGTTCGCCGCCACCCTGCTCAACCACCTGGTGTTCTCCGACCCGTCCAACAACGCGGCCAAGGACACCCTCGCGGGCGTCTACGAACGGCTCGGGTACGGCGCGGAGAACGGGACCTGGCGCAACGCCTACCTCACGGCCGCCCTGGAACTGCGCGCGGGCACCGCCGACATCCCCGTCGACACCACGAGCCCCGAACTGACGTCCGCGCTGACCGTGAGCATGCTCCTCGACTCGCTCGCCGTCCGTATCGAGGGCCCTCGCGCCTGGAACGAACACCTCACCCTCGACCTCGTCGTCATCGACGAGCAGCGCCGCCACCGCGTCAACCTCCACAACGGCGCCCTCACCCACCGCGCCATGCCGGTCCACCACACCCCGAAGCCCCACGCGGACCTGACCCTGACCCTCACCCGCCCGGAACTGCTCGGGGTCGTGTCGGGCCGGGGTCTCGCGGGCATCGAGTCGGACGGCGACACCACCGTGCTGGCCCGGCTGCTGTCGTACGTCTCGGAGCCGGACAAGGCGTTCCCGATCGTGACGCCGTGA
- a CDS encoding transglycosylase domain-containing protein, with product MNGADVGTGGGAGGTGVAVVADDHDRGGSPGRGRHGAGGRGRLTAGLRRRLVKRRIRIRRTRGRRLRRALVVLLALLANLVGAAVVAYHLTKIPEPHPETAMQSTVFVDDHGDYLGRRGPVDRQEIPLSQVPRYVQEAVIAAENRSFRTDTGISPKAIARAAWSTVSGGGRQGGSTITQQYVKNALLSPQQSLSRKAREALISIKLDRTRSKDEILQGYLNTVYFGRGAAGIQSAARNYFGVDAKDLTVSQGAALASVINIPSYYEKAGSDPKVTAKLVDRWEWVLDAMAHSGAITSAQRAGARFPAFRFYPPGDTDGQRQYLIDAAASEAADRLGITEDQLARGGYTVRTTFDLTAQDATAELAADGTEKKTGEKTGEKTAEEKAAEAKAGGKKPAEVKTTGDVRVHTAVVALVPGDGAVRVLYGGADYASQPFNDARDGAVEAGTALQPFSGMKLLAPLTDLTRTAAPTPIRLASAYATAAAHGVYATPYAVAKITRAGRTLYEAHPRTRAAMTRADAGMVAKLLYGRSDAPPATRTGAAGLRTLWQTTYDEHLTLTVALFAEHPAKGKKAALPAPLPYTAGSRSLSVSEGVWSKIVGTAEGHDPAAEPNPGLPTGQTKPILATR from the coding sequence GTGAACGGCGCGGACGTGGGCACGGGCGGAGGCGCCGGCGGCACCGGCGTCGCTGTGGTCGCCGATGACCACGACAGGGGCGGCAGCCCCGGTCGCGGACGCCACGGCGCCGGTGGGCGCGGCCGGCTCACGGCGGGCCTGCGACGCAGGCTCGTCAAGCGGCGGATCCGTATCCGTCGCACCCGCGGGCGCCGACTGCGCCGCGCGCTCGTCGTCCTGCTCGCGCTGCTCGCGAACCTCGTCGGCGCGGCCGTGGTGGCGTACCACCTGACGAAGATCCCCGAGCCGCACCCGGAGACGGCCATGCAGAGCACGGTCTTCGTCGACGACCACGGGGACTACCTGGGCCGGCGCGGCCCCGTGGACCGGCAGGAGATCCCGCTCTCGCAGGTCCCCCGCTATGTGCAGGAGGCGGTGATCGCGGCGGAGAACCGGTCCTTCCGCACGGACACCGGGATCTCCCCGAAGGCGATCGCCCGGGCCGCCTGGTCGACGGTGAGCGGCGGCGGCCGGCAGGGCGGCTCCACGATCACCCAGCAGTACGTGAAGAACGCCCTGCTCAGCCCGCAGCAGTCGCTGTCCCGCAAGGCACGTGAGGCCTTGATCTCGATCAAGCTGGACCGCACCCGTTCGAAGGACGAGATCCTGCAGGGCTACCTCAACACGGTGTACTTCGGCCGGGGCGCGGCCGGCATCCAGTCCGCCGCCAGGAACTACTTCGGCGTCGACGCCAAGGACCTCACGGTGAGCCAGGGCGCGGCGCTCGCGTCCGTCATCAACATTCCCTCGTACTACGAGAAGGCCGGCTCCGACCCGAAGGTGACGGCCAAGCTGGTGGACCGCTGGGAGTGGGTGCTGGACGCGATGGCGCACAGCGGCGCGATCACGTCCGCGCAGCGGGCCGGGGCCCGTTTCCCGGCCTTCCGTTTCTATCCGCCGGGCGACACGGACGGCCAGCGCCAGTACCTCATCGACGCGGCCGCCTCGGAGGCCGCCGACCGGCTCGGCATCACCGAGGACCAGCTCGCCCGCGGTGGTTACACGGTCCGTACGACCTTCGACCTGACGGCGCAGGACGCGACGGCGGAGCTGGCGGCCGACGGCACCGAAAAGAAGACCGGAGAGAAGACCGGGGAGAAGACGGCCGAGGAGAAGGCGGCCGAGGCGAAGGCAGGTGGGAAGAAGCCGGCCGAGGTGAAAACGACCGGGGACGTCCGGGTCCACACGGCCGTGGTCGCGCTGGTCCCGGGCGACGGCGCGGTCCGCGTGCTGTACGGCGGCGCGGACTACGCCAGTCAGCCCTTCAACGACGCGCGGGACGGAGCGGTGGAGGCGGGCACCGCGCTCCAGCCGTTCTCCGGCATGAAGCTGCTCGCCCCCCTCACGGACCTCACCCGCACCGCGGCCCCGACCCCGATCCGGCTCGCCTCCGCGTACGCCACGGCGGCGGCACACGGCGTCTACGCCACGCCGTACGCGGTCGCGAAGATCACCCGCGCGGGCCGCACCCTCTACGAGGCCCACCCTCGCACCCGTGCGGCCATGACACGCGCCGACGCGGGGATGGTCGCCAAGCTCCTGTACGGCCGGTCGGACGCTCCTCCGGCCACCCGGACCGGCGCCGCGGGTCTGCGCACGCTCTGGCAGACGACCTACGACGAACATCTCACCCTCACCGTCGCCCTCTTCGCGGAACACCCGGCCAAGGGCAAGAAGGCGGCCCTGCCCGCACCCCTCCCGTACACGGCGGGGAGCCGTTCGCTGTCCGTCTCCGAGGGCGTCTGGTCCAAGATCGTCGGCACCGCCGAAGGCCACGATCCGGCTGCGGAACCAAATCCGGGGCTTCCAACCGGCCAAACAAAGCCCATACTGGCTACACGATGA
- a CDS encoding SigE family RNA polymerase sigma factor: protein MVRTAHLLTGDLHEAEDLARTTLARVRARWRRIPRNDVDFYVRRSLVRTHLGRTRRRRAARMLTPLLPERARRALPDPAGAAGRGDALGRALSALPSRRRAVVVLRHWEGLGEAEIAQLLGCSAGTVRAHARRGLAALRAHPSLGPVVTPSAAPSPARRHPVSGART, encoded by the coding sequence CTGGTCCGCACCGCGCACCTGCTCACCGGCGACCTCCACGAGGCCGAGGACCTCGCGCGGACCACGCTGGCCCGGGTCCGCGCCCGCTGGCGGCGCATCCCGCGCAACGACGTCGACTTCTACGTACGGCGCTCCCTGGTCAGAACCCACCTCGGCCGGACGCGGAGGAGACGCGCCGCCCGGATGCTGACACCGCTCCTGCCCGAGCGGGCGCGCCGGGCCCTACCGGATCCCGCGGGGGCCGCCGGCCGAGGGGACGCGCTCGGCCGGGCGCTGTCCGCGCTGCCCTCGCGGCGGCGGGCCGTGGTGGTGCTGCGCCACTGGGAGGGACTGGGCGAGGCCGAGATCGCGCAGTTGCTCGGCTGCTCGGCCGGCACGGTCAGGGCGCATGCCCGGCGCGGCCTCGCGGCCCTGCGCGCCCATCCCTCCCTGGGCCCTGTCGTCACCCCCTCCGCCGCCCCGTCCCCCGCTCGCCGACACCCCGTCTCCGGAGCCCGCACATGA
- a CDS encoding L,D-transpeptidase: MTRRARSRRIAAGWTVATLCALALAGCSKGAVTGSADTEVDTAAKPDTTAGRTPTTRPVKTTPLAKLTGAHISIADGQTVGVGMPMSVTFDHAIPAGERAEVERQLKVDADVEGSWSWVKDRNLLEGQRVDFRPRAYEAPGTAVTVRAGSGITRPFTVGRSLVATVDERTHMMRVVKDGQTRNVPITAGAPGMDTWNGTMVVSDKATKVFMNSQTVGYGDAYAGYCSYAVHLTTSGTYLHQNPKAHTYAGHQNVTHGCVGLATDGTARKFYDEVIPGDVITVVGSKDTVAVGNGYGYGYGYGYGYGDWNADWAQWRAGSALK; the protein is encoded by the coding sequence ATGACCAGGAGAGCCAGGAGCCGTCGTATCGCGGCCGGTTGGACGGTGGCCACCCTGTGCGCGCTCGCACTCGCCGGCTGCTCGAAGGGGGCGGTGACCGGGAGCGCGGACACCGAGGTGGACACGGCGGCGAAGCCGGACACGACGGCCGGTCGGACGCCGACCACCCGGCCCGTCAAAACGACACCCCTCGCGAAGCTGACCGGCGCGCACATCAGCATCGCCGACGGGCAGACCGTGGGCGTCGGCATGCCGATGTCCGTGACCTTCGACCACGCGATACCGGCCGGTGAACGCGCCGAGGTGGAGCGGCAGTTGAAGGTCGACGCGGATGTCGAGGGCTCCTGGAGCTGGGTGAAGGACCGCAATCTGCTGGAAGGACAGCGGGTGGACTTCCGGCCGCGCGCGTACGAGGCCCCGGGCACCGCGGTCACCGTCCGGGCGGGCTCGGGCATCACCCGGCCCTTCACCGTGGGCCGTTCGCTCGTCGCCACCGTCGACGAGCGCACGCACATGATGAGAGTCGTCAAGGACGGGCAGACCCGGAACGTGCCCATCACCGCGGGCGCCCCTGGCATGGACACCTGGAACGGCACGATGGTCGTCTCCGACAAGGCGACCAAGGTCTTCATGAACTCGCAGACCGTCGGCTACGGCGACGCCTACGCGGGCTATTGCTCCTACGCCGTCCACCTCACCACCTCCGGGACCTACCTCCACCAGAACCCGAAGGCCCATACGTACGCCGGGCACCAGAACGTCACCCACGGGTGCGTCGGACTCGCGACGGACGGCACCGCCAGGAAGTTCTACGACGAGGTCATCCCCGGCGACGTCATCACCGTCGTCGGCTCCAAGGACACGGTGGCCGTGGGCAACGGCTACGGCTACGGCTACGGCTACGGCTACGGCTACGGCGACTGGAACGCGGACTGGGCCCAGTGGCGGGCCGGCAGCGCGCTGAAGTGA
- a CDS encoding SigE family RNA polymerase sigma factor, giving the protein MTEEEFDAFYAAAFPRLTGQLYAFTGDHGEAQDVVQEAFVRAWDRRREFLAEGAPEAWIRTVAMRLAVSRWRRARRWLELVRRTPPPEHTPGPDPERTALVAALRTLPEAQRMALVLHHLCDLSVEQVASETGAPVGTVKARLSRGRAALARTLATADEWETVDGGRKSADRAKPSAGSPDAPRSARLLNPTDEGKREDDRVR; this is encoded by the coding sequence ATGACCGAGGAAGAGTTCGACGCGTTCTACGCCGCCGCGTTCCCCCGGCTGACCGGTCAGCTGTACGCGTTCACCGGGGACCACGGCGAGGCGCAGGACGTCGTCCAGGAGGCGTTCGTCCGCGCCTGGGACCGGCGGCGGGAGTTCCTCGCCGAAGGGGCGCCGGAGGCGTGGATACGGACCGTGGCGATGCGGCTCGCGGTGAGCCGCTGGCGTCGCGCGCGCCGCTGGCTGGAACTCGTCCGCCGCACCCCGCCGCCCGAGCACACGCCGGGCCCCGACCCCGAGCGCACCGCGCTGGTGGCCGCGTTGCGCACGCTGCCCGAGGCGCAGCGGATGGCGCTGGTCCTGCACCATCTGTGCGACCTCAGTGTCGAGCAGGTAGCCTCCGAAACCGGTGCCCCCGTGGGCACGGTCAAGGCCCGGCTGTCCCGCGGCCGGGCGGCGCTGGCGCGGACGCTGGCGACGGCGGACGAGTGGGAGACCGTCGACGGGGGCAGGAAGAGCGCGGACAGGGCGAAGCCGTCCGCCGGCTCCCCGGACGCGCCGCGCTCCGCGCGCTTGCTGAATCCGACGGACGAGGGGAAGAGGGAGGACGACCGTGTCCGATGA
- a CDS encoding L,D-transpeptidase, whose amino-acid sequence MSDELASGLRELAQDAETPPSMSGAEIRLRAVRRRRRRFRWTAVTVAGACAAASLALVVALNLTGGDREDRPSPAASPTAPPSTPSPAAPDATVDLSRRMLTVAGRDLPISSGSVRYPTATGRMMVVTKDSVRTLSLFAGKDLQKVAWVIGLRAADGTTNFVGTLTSDEKAPGNYDVTTGWIGLRRADAVWLYKQLEPGAVIEIRGATTPTPATDLSPSATVGTVLPGGTGGAATYPGRTADTPAPSVPTEPSVVAVPAG is encoded by the coding sequence GTGTCCGATGAACTCGCCTCCGGCCTGCGAGAGTTGGCCCAGGACGCCGAGACTCCCCCGTCGATGTCCGGCGCCGAGATCCGGCTGCGTGCCGTACGCCGCAGGCGCCGCCGTTTTCGATGGACCGCCGTGACCGTCGCCGGTGCCTGCGCCGCCGCGAGCCTGGCCCTGGTCGTGGCCCTGAACCTGACCGGCGGCGACCGCGAGGACCGCCCCTCCCCGGCCGCGAGCCCCACCGCCCCGCCCAGCACCCCCTCCCCGGCCGCGCCCGACGCCACCGTCGACCTCTCGCGGCGCATGCTGACGGTCGCGGGCCGTGACCTGCCGATCTCCTCCGGTTCCGTCCGCTACCCAACGGCCACGGGACGGATGATGGTCGTCACGAAGGACAGCGTCAGGACGCTGTCCTTGTTCGCGGGCAAGGACTTGCAGAAAGTGGCCTGGGTGATCGGCCTGCGTGCCGCCGACGGGACGACGAACTTCGTCGGAACCCTCACGAGCGACGAGAAGGCCCCCGGGAACTACGACGTCACGACCGGATGGATCGGCCTGCGCCGCGCGGACGCGGTATGGCTGTACAAGCAGTTGGAGCCGGGCGCGGTGATCGAGATCAGGGGCGCGACCACCCCGACCCCGGCGACGGACCTGTCGCCGTCGGCGACCGTGGGCACGGTCCTGCCGGGCGGCACCGGCGGCGCCGCGACCTATCCCGGTCGGACCGCCGACACGCCCGCGCCGTCCGTGCCCACAGAGCCGTCCGTGGTGGCGGTTCCGGCCGGGTAG
- a CDS encoding cold-shock protein, with translation MATGTVKWFNAEKGFGFIEQDGGGADVFAHYSNIATQGFRELQEGQKVTFDVTQGQKGPQAENIVPA, from the coding sequence ATGGCTACTGGCACCGTGAAGTGGTTCAACGCGGAAAAGGGCTTCGGCTTCATCGAGCAGGACGGCGGCGGCGCCGACGTCTTCGCCCACTACTCGAACATCGCCACCCAGGGCTTCCGTGAGCTCCAGGAAGGCCAGAAGGTGACCTTCGACGTCACGCAGGGCCAGAAGGGCCCGCAGGCGGAGAACATCGTCCCCGCCTAG
- a CDS encoding SCO5918 family protein, whose product MRCVIARFPFDLIKSEVEHSMAGREPEPVTSASVAIGPHSYPVKQVGEVITKQDRRDFTELEVARALTRLGFVCHPVVTPTRSAVPSWAETA is encoded by the coding sequence ATGCGTTGTGTGATCGCCCGTTTCCCCTTCGACCTCATCAAGAGTGAGGTCGAGCACTCGATGGCGGGCCGCGAGCCCGAACCCGTCACCAGCGCGTCCGTGGCCATCGGCCCGCACTCCTACCCCGTCAAGCAGGTCGGGGAGGTCATCACCAAGCAGGACCGCCGTGACTTCACCGAGCTCGAGGTCGCCCGCGCCCTCACCCGTCTGGGCTTCGTCTGCCACCCTGTTGTCACCCCGACCCGCTCAGCCGTCCCCAGCTGGGCCGAGACCGCGTAA
- a CDS encoding ATP-binding protein, producing MRAHQRAVRLTARVEYTLPRAAVSAGRARRLTSAFLTRPRPRTAAPTADQVDDATLIASELVANAVRHGRTGCRLRLQLGQGGEVTVEVHDDSPGRPRVGLVDTDAESGRGLAMVQHLAHRFEVVNTGVGGKTVRAILAV from the coding sequence ATGCGTGCGCACCAGCGCGCCGTCCGACTGACCGCCCGCGTGGAGTACACCCTGCCGCGCGCGGCCGTTTCGGCAGGCAGGGCCCGCCGGTTGACCTCGGCGTTCCTGACCCGTCCGCGTCCGCGGACGGCGGCGCCGACCGCCGACCAGGTCGACGACGCCACGCTCATCGCTTCGGAGCTCGTCGCCAACGCCGTCCGGCACGGCCGTACGGGCTGCCGCCTGCGGCTGCAGCTGGGACAGGGCGGCGAGGTGACCGTCGAGGTCCATGACGACAGCCCCGGCCGCCCCCGGGTCGGCCTGGTGGACACCGACGCCGAAAGCGGCCGCGGTCTCGCGATGGTCCAGCACCTCGCCCACCGCTTCGAGGTCGTCAACACGGGCGTCGGCGGCAAGACGGTCCGGGCGATCCTGGCGGTGTAG
- a CDS encoding cupin domain-containing protein produces the protein MNTSTDPEKPATAAALGMRRHPEGGWFVETWRAARDFHPDGYPGPRAAATAIYFLLSPGETSAWHTVRSDELWLWHRGGPLDLLLGGDGEAPDAEPAVLRLGPALESGERPQVLVPGHVWQSARPTGDREVLVSCVVAPGFDYADFRLLGNGP, from the coding sequence GTGAACACGAGCACCGATCCGGAGAAACCGGCGACGGCCGCCGCACTGGGCATGCGGAGGCATCCCGAGGGCGGCTGGTTCGTGGAGACGTGGAGGGCTGCGCGGGACTTCCACCCCGACGGCTACCCCGGTCCCCGGGCCGCCGCCACCGCCATCTACTTCCTGCTGTCCCCCGGGGAGACCAGCGCCTGGCACACGGTCCGCTCCGACGAACTGTGGCTGTGGCACCGCGGCGGCCCCCTCGACCTGCTCCTCGGCGGCGACGGCGAAGCCCCGGACGCGGAGCCGGCGGTCCTCCGTCTGGGCCCCGCCCTGGAAAGCGGCGAGCGCCCGCAGGTCCTGGTCCCCGGCCACGTCTGGCAGTCCGCCCGCCCGACCGGCGACCGAGAAGTCCTGGTCAGCTGCGTGGTGGCCCCCGGCTTCGACTACGCGGACTTCCGCCTCCTCGGCAACGGGCCGTGA
- a CDS encoding ABC transporter ATP-binding protein, producing the protein MTDPTLPPGKPSACDKGLYAHLVVHRDAFRLDIALAAAPGDVVALLGPNGAGKSTALRALAGLTPLSDGGRIRLDGADLGRTLPEARPVGVVFQDYLLFPHLSALDNVAFGPRCQGVPKAAARERAARWLDRMGLAEHAAAKPRRLSGGQAQRVALARALATHPRLLLLDEPLAALDARTRLDVRSQLRRHLSDFEAVAVLVTHDPLDAMVLADRLVVVEHGRVVQEGTPSDIARHPRTDYIAQLVGLNLYRGAAEGHTVRLDTGPAITTTEDLTGPVFVAFPPSAVTLYRDRPTGSSARNLWRCEVAGLETHGDQIRADLTGELALAADLTTVAAAELDLHTGAPVWATVKAAQTHAYPA; encoded by the coding sequence ATGACGGACCCGACGCTTCCCCCGGGCAAGCCCTCCGCCTGCGACAAGGGCCTCTACGCCCACCTGGTGGTCCACCGCGACGCCTTCCGTCTCGACATCGCCCTGGCCGCCGCGCCCGGTGACGTCGTCGCGCTGCTCGGGCCGAACGGGGCGGGCAAGAGCACCGCGCTGCGAGCGCTGGCGGGGCTCACGCCGTTGTCCGACGGCGGCCGGATCCGGCTGGACGGCGCGGACCTGGGGCGTACGCTGCCCGAGGCCCGCCCGGTCGGCGTCGTCTTCCAGGACTATCTGCTCTTCCCGCACCTGTCCGCCCTGGACAACGTGGCGTTCGGGCCGCGCTGTCAGGGCGTACCGAAGGCGGCGGCGCGGGAGCGGGCCGCGCGGTGGCTGGACCGGATGGGGCTGGCCGAGCACGCGGCCGCCAAGCCGCGCCGGCTGTCCGGCGGACAGGCGCAGCGCGTCGCGCTCGCCCGCGCGCTGGCCACCCACCCCCGGCTGCTCCTGCTCGACGAGCCGCTCGCCGCGCTGGACGCCCGCACCCGCCTCGATGTGCGCTCCCAACTCCGGCGCCACCTCAGCGACTTCGAGGCCGTCGCCGTACTCGTGACGCACGACCCGCTGGACGCGATGGTGCTCGCCGACCGGCTGGTCGTCGTCGAACACGGCCGGGTGGTCCAGGAGGGGACACCGTCGGACATCGCCCGCCACCCGCGCACGGACTACATCGCCCAGCTCGTCGGCCTGAACCTCTACCGGGGCGCGGCCGAGGGCCACACCGTACGACTGGACACGGGTCCGGCGATCACCACGACCGAGGACCTGACCGGGCCCGTCTTCGTGGCGTTCCCGCCCAGTGCCGTCACGCTGTACCGCGACCGTCCGACCGGCTCCAGCGCGCGCAACCTCTGGCGGTGCGAGGTCGCGGGCCTGGAGACGCACGGCGACCAGATCCGCGCGGACCTCACCGGAGAGCTCGCGCTCGCCGCGGACCTGACGACGGTCGCCGCGGCCGAGCTCGACCTGCACACCGGGGCGCCGGTCTGGGCGACGGTGAAGGCCGCCCAGACGCACGCGTATCCGGCCTGA
- the modB gene encoding molybdate ABC transporter permease subunit, with the protein MTELDVSDAAADILTGEPRRPRVRTAGVPLPLLLPALVGLAFLLLPLLALLVRAPWRDLPNQLTSTAVWQALQLSLVCATAATGVSLVLGVPLAWLLARTDFPGRGFVRALVTLPLVLPPVVGGVALLLALGRNGVVGQWLDSWFGITLPFTTAGVVVAEAFVAMPFLVISVEGTLRAADPRYEEAAATLGASRFTAFRRVTLPLIAPGIAAGAVLAWARALGEFGATITFAGNFPGRTQTMPLAVYLALQNDPAAAIALSLVLLAVSIAVLAGLRDRWTAAPS; encoded by the coding sequence GTGACCGAGCTGGACGTCTCCGACGCCGCGGCCGACATCCTCACCGGTGAGCCGCGGCGCCCGCGCGTCCGGACGGCCGGGGTCCCGCTCCCCCTCCTCCTCCCCGCCCTGGTCGGCCTGGCCTTCCTCCTGCTCCCCCTGCTCGCCCTGCTCGTACGAGCCCCCTGGCGGGACCTCCCGAACCAGCTGACCAGTACGGCGGTCTGGCAGGCGCTCCAGCTGTCCCTGGTCTGCGCCACGGCGGCGACCGGGGTGAGTCTGGTGCTGGGCGTGCCGCTGGCCTGGCTCCTCGCCCGTACGGACTTCCCCGGCCGGGGCTTCGTGCGGGCCCTGGTGACGCTGCCCCTCGTGCTGCCCCCGGTGGTGGGCGGTGTGGCGCTGCTGCTGGCGCTCGGGCGCAACGGCGTCGTCGGGCAGTGGCTGGACTCGTGGTTCGGGATCACGCTGCCGTTCACCACGGCGGGCGTCGTGGTCGCGGAGGCGTTCGTGGCGATGCCGTTCCTGGTCATCAGCGTGGAGGGCACGCTCCGCGCGGCCGACCCGCGCTACGAGGAGGCCGCCGCGACGCTCGGCGCCTCCCGGTTCACCGCGTTCCGCCGGGTCACCCTGCCGTTGATCGCGCCCGGGATCGCCGCCGGCGCCGTACTGGCGTGGGCGCGGGCCCTCGGCGAGTTCGGGGCGACGATCACCTTCGCCGGCAACTTCCCCGGGCGCACCCAGACCATGCCGCTCGCCGTCTACCTCGCCCTCCAGAACGACCCGGCCGCCGCGATCGCCCTGAGCCTGGTCCTGCTGGCGGTGTCGATCGCGGTCCTTGCGGGCCTCAGGGACCGCTGGACGGCGGCGCCGTCATGA